The Cryptomeria japonica chromosome 2, Sugi_1.0, whole genome shotgun sequence region GTTCTCATATTCTACATGCAAAGCTTTCTCGCATTCTGCATGCATAGGCTAAAATTTGTTTTAAATGGTTTTTGTTTTAAATTGTTTCATCCTAATTTATATTCTCATATTCTACATGCAAGAGTTTTTTGTATTCCGCATGCATGTGGTAAAAtatgttttaaatagtttcatgTCAATTTCTATTCTCATATTCTTATTCTAAGTTCAAAATTATATGTTTTATATTAGGAAGAGTAATAAATCATTATAGCAATTTAAATAAGTGTGCATATAAATCAACCAAAGAtccaaatatttttaatttttcatatgATATTGTGAAATACACctaaaagaataataaaatataaaattaatgaaCATACATTATGAGAAAGCCAAAATTATAGAAAATTAttgataaataatataaaataattgagaataaatctattgaacatatatttatgtataagAAAAAATTGAGAATAAATCTATTGAATATTCTTATTAAGAAAACAATaaatcaatgtcatagttaagtGAAGTGTGttacaaataaaaaaatttataaattcatATTGACTCAAAGTAGATCTCCTAGCTATGCTACCAGAAATAagtttgtatatgcatatatatatatatatatatatatatatatatatatatatatattcatataaataactaattttttatttatttgtaaacAATTAATATTACAAGTTactaataatatatttaattttttataaagcaaTTTATATCGTTAATATTTTTAATCTTATAAATTCCAAAAAGCAAACTAAACGATACACAAAGTGTAAACGCGATTAGAATAAATTAGCTCGAGTTAAAAAGGCTCTGGTAAGAAAATTATTATGAAAAGATCATGCATCCAATGTGTCCAGTCACTAAAAACTATACTCAACAAGCAGTGATCCGGCAAATTCAAATGGATTAATTCCATGTGTATTAAAAGACAAACCCTTAACTCATTGCAAAAAAGAGATGTAAATATTTTTGTTTGAGAATTCGatggaaaaaaatgttaaaaaaactcTAATAAACAAAATCAATAACCAGCTTCAATCATTCACATGATCCACTACATTCATCATAGAAGAAAAAGTTACAAAACAATTAAAAATCTCTCATATATCTTATTTGTTTTTAGACCGTTAAGGGGATTGTTTTGAGAGTAGAATAATCACAACTCTGTTTTTATCATCCAATGAAAGGATAATAGCATTCAATATGTAAGAGTACAATCACTAGAAATGATTCTAATATAAAAACGACTAGACATAATAAcaatacaaaccaaaaataaaatattcTATATAAAAGTGTGGGTGGCATTGCAACTACATTTAATCattttttggaataaaaaatgATTTGGTTTTTTTTCACTAGGAGGTATTGGTGTTTTGTGGATCCACCGCTCCCCGTTAAAAAAATTGATTGTGAGAAAAGGTGCAGCTTCAGCATCACTCAACTCATTATATGCCCCATGGAACTCTCCTTTCAATGTTTGAGCCTGGTCCAAAACATTTATTTTTTCCACATGTCACAAGCCTGcaaaaaaacaaaattcaaattgatgccaaattaaataaaacaaaaaccaAGAATGTCTCATTTATAATTGTTTTAAGTTTTTTCGTTTTGTAATTTGCTTTGGATTCTTCTTGGGTAAAGTAACTCACTTTTGTCTTGTAGGATCATTTCAATCATCCCATCCTTTAGGGAATATAATATCATCCATGTAGGTGAAGACATATATAACCGTGGATTAATATCCCCATGCTCTACCCAAATACATTAATCCACCTCCTGTCACCTTGCAGTTTAAGAAAACAAACCCTATTGCTTCTCCATTTATATTCCTTCTTTGTGCAACAATAGCTCCATTTTGACGAGGAattgtatgtagatgatatttCTGTCACAAAACAAAAATACTCAAAATCAATAATCAAAACAAACCATTGTAATGGGTGGACTGATTTTTTTCCTTTCACTATGGTAGATATTAGTTTTGGGTTTAGTTTGATCTACCTCATAGAGAGATTTCCCATTGCCACATATAAAATCTACACCACCTTGAATGAAACAGTTTTTGTAATAATGCCTAAAAACAGTCTTGATAGCCTAAAAACCTACAATTATAAAATGTTGATCTGTCCCCTGGAACTCTAATAGCAACAACTACAATAGGGTTATCGTCTGGCTCATATGAATTTTGCATGAATTTTTCAAATTTGTTAGTAACTATTCTTAAAAATATAAATGTAGGGTTTTTATTTTGATGTTGTTAAAACTCCATCATAACTCAATTGTAATATATCTCgcaacaaaatctgaaacaaacacTATTAGAGATGCACATGAATATATTCCCGATGCTTTAGCATTATCATTCCAAGTTATGATGGTGTTGTTGGCATTATCGTCACTGAGTATTATGTAAGGCTTGTCTATAGGAATTGTCACTTTTTCCCTACAATATGTTTAATGATTATACAGATGTACTATTTAGGGTACTATCTCTATCTAAGTGGGTtagaataaaaaaacaaaaattatagGAACCTATAGATGTCAGGCATGACACGGATGTGCACAAGATCTCTATTGTTATTGGGGATGGCATTGAGTGCATCTTATATCTTGTTGAAATACCCTTCATGTTTCCTTTGAGAAACAATTAAAATGGAGTTTTAATGCAACTCGTCAATATCTTCAGCCACATACTTATGTACATTCTTTGACTGGTTATCTACACGTGAATTTGTAAGGCCATATGTCGGTTGAAAAAAGAACAACACTTGCAATGTTGCAAGTAGAAATATAGTCATTAGGCTAGCATTCAATTTTCTCCTTGTGCTCTCtactatcatcctgatgatggatcacaaagtgtgattcgaAACGATGATGAAAATAACTCACACAATCGAATGCAAAAGCATACAGAGATAAGGAAACCTTGTTAGCACATGAATTATTAAGAATACAAGGGTGGCTTGTTATTTTTCACgagttattttgtattttttatttaaatttaactaATTGAACTGTTCATATCCAATATTTTAAGTGCACTTTCCACTTAAAATTAAGTAGTTGAATTGTTCTCATGTAAATTAAAAATTAAGTTTGAAGAGTGAAGTGCTCTCATGCAATGATTTTAAGTGCATTTTCTACTTCAATTTAAGTAGTTGGAGTATTCCCATTTaagttaaaaattgaaaataattttgtttACTCTATGTTGAATAATTTTACTATTTACAAAAGATTTTATTTAAGTATACATTTATTTTATTTgttctatatttattttattaaattaaaccACATCAATTAAGAGTGACTCAATTTAACGTGGTGGAGATTTTATGGTTCCAATTTAAATACCACATTCATGTAAATTTCTATTCTCATATTTTACATGCAAGAGGTTCTCGACCTCACATTCTGCATGCATGcacttaaatttattttaaattgtttAATGCTAATTTATATTCTCATATTATGCATGCAAGAGTTTCTCACACTCTCGATACATGGGCTAAAATTTGTTTGAAATGGTTTCATCCTAATTTATATTCTCATATTCTACATGCCAGACTTTCTTGCATTCTGCATGCATAGGCTAAAATTTGTTTTAAATGGTTTTTGTTTTAAATTGTTTCGTCCTAATTTCTATTCTCATATTCTACATGCAAGAGTTTCTCGTATTTTGCATGCATATGGTAAAATGTGTTTTAAATAGTTTCATGCCAATTTCTATTCTCATATTCTTACTCTAAGTTCAAAATTGTATGTTTTATAATAGGAAGAGTAATAAATCATTATAGCAATTTAAATAAGTGTACATATAAATCAACCAAAGAtccaaatatttttaatttttcatatgATATTGTGAAATACACctaaaagaataataaaatataaaactaaTGAACATATATTATGAGAAagctaaaattataaaaaattattgataaataatataaaataattgagaataaatctattgaacatatatttatgtataagAAAAAAATGAGAATAAATCTATTGAATATTCTTATTAAGAAAACAATaaatcaatgtcatagttaagggAAGTGTGttgcaaataaaaaaatatataaattcatatTAACTCAAAGTAGATCTCTCAGCTATGCTATCAaaaataagtatatatatatatatatatatatacacacacatatatatatatagatatatatatatatatacatatacatatatatatatatacatatatatatatatatacatatatatatatacatatacatatatatatatacatacatatatatacatatatacatatatatatacatatctatatacatgtatatatatatatatacatgtatatacgtgtatatgtatatacatgtatatatgtatatacatgtatatacatatatacatgtatatacatatacacgtatatacatatacacgtatatacatatacacgtatatacatgtatatatatatacatatatatgtacatatatatacatatatacacatgtatatacatatatatatatatacatatacatatatatatacatatatatacatgtatatgtatatatacatgtatatatatatatacatgtatatatatatatatacatgtatatatatatatatctacatatatctacatgtatgtatatatatacatgtatatatatgtatatatgtatgtatatatatgtagatatatatatgtgtgtgtgtatatatatatatatacatgtatgtatatatatgtatacatgtatgtatatatatgtatacatgtatgtatatatatgtatacatgtatgtatatatatgtatatgtatgtgtgtatatatacatatatgtatatacacacacacacatatatacacacacacacacatatatacatatatatacatacatgtatacatatatatatatatacatgtatatatatacatatgtatatatatatgtatatatatacatatttttattttatataaataaccaattttttatttaattgtaaacaataaatattacaagttactaataatatatttaattttttataaaacaaTTTATATCATTAATATTTTTAATCTTATAAATTCCAAAAAGCAAACTAAACGATACACAAAGTGTAAATGCGATTAGAATAAATTAGCTCAAGTTAAAAAGGCTCTAGTAAGAAATCTATTATTAAAAGATCATGCATCCAATGTGTCCAGTCACTAAAAACTATACTCAACGAGCAGTGATCCGGCAAGTTCAAATGGATTAATTCCATGTGTATTAAAAGACAAACCCTTAACTCATTGCAAAAAAGAGATGTAAATATTTCTGTTTGAGAATACGATGGAAAAAAACATTAAACAAACTCTAATAAACAAAATCAATAACCAGCTTCAATCATTCACATGATCCACTACATTCATCATAGAAGAAAAAGTTACAAAACAATTAAAAATCTCTCGTATATCTTATTTGTTTTCAAACCGTTCAGGGGATTGTTTTGAGAGTAGGATAATCACAACTCTTTTTTTATCATCCAATGAAAGGATAATAGCATTCAATATGTAAGAGTACAATCACTAGAAATGATTCTAATATAAAAACGACCATACCTAATAAcaatacaaaccaaaaataaaatattcTATATAAAAGTGTGGGTGGCATTGCAACTACATTTAATCattttttggaataaaaaatgATTTGGTTTTTTTTCGCTAGGAcgtattggtattttgtggatccACCGCTCCCCATTAACAAAACTGATTGTCAGAAAAGGTACAACTTTAGCATCACTCAACTCATTATATGTCTGTGGAACTCTCCTTTCAATGTTTGAGCCCGGTCCAAAATATTTATTTTGTCCACATGTCACAAGCCTgcacaaaaacaaaattcaaatttatgtcaaattaaataaaacaaaatccaAGAATGTCTTATTTATAATTGTTTTAAgtttttttcattttgtaatttGCTTTGGATTCTTCTTGGGTAAAGTAACTCACTTTTGTCTTGTAGGATCATTTCAATCATCCCATCCTTTAGGGAATATAATATCATCCATGTGGGTGTAGACAAATATAACCGTGGATTAATATCCCTATGCTCTACCCAAATACATTAATCCACCTCATGTCACCTTGTTGTTTAAGAAAACAAACCCTGTTGCTTCTCCACTTATATTCCTTCTTTGTGCAACAATGGCTCCATTTTGACGAGGAATTGTATGTAGAAGACATTTCTGTCATgaaaaaaaaatactcaaaatcAATAATCAAAACAAACCATTGTAATGAGTGGACTGATTTTTTTCCTTTCACTATGGTAGATATTAGTTTTGGGTTTAGTTTGATCTACCTCATAGAGAGATTGCCCATTGCCACATATAAGATCTACACCACCTTGAATGAAACAGTTTTTTTAGTAATGCCTAAAAATAGTCTTGATAGCCTAAAAACCTACGATTATAAAATGTTGATTTGTCCCCTGGAACTCTAATAGCAACAGCTACAATAGGGTTATCGTCTGGCTCATATGAATTCTGCATGAATTTTCCAAATTTGTTAGTAACTATTCTTAAAAATATAAATGTAGGGTTTTTATTTTGATGTTGTTAAAACTCTATCATACCTCAATTGTAATATATCTCGCAACAAAATCAGAAACAAACACTATTAGAGCTCCACATGAATATATTCTTGATGCTTCAGCATTGTCATTCCAAGTTATGATGGTGTTGTTGGCATTATAGTCACTGAGTATTCTGTAAGACTTGTCTATAGGAATGGTCACTTTTTCCCTACAATATGTTTAATAATTATACATATGTACTATTTAGGGTGCTATCTCTATCTAAGTGGGTTAGAATAAAAAAAACAATTATAGGAACTTGTAGATGTCAGGCATGACACGGATGTGCACAAGATCTCTGTTGTTATTGGGGATGGCATTGATTGCATCTTATATCTTGTTGAAATACCCTTCATGTTTCCTTTGAGAAATAATTAAAATGGAGTTATAATGCAACTCATCAATATCTTCAGCCACATACTTCTGTACATTCTTTTACTGGTTATCTACATGCGAATTTGTAAGGCCATAGGTCGGTTGAAAAAAGAACAACGCTTGCAATGCTGCAAGTAGAAAGATAGTCATTAGGCTAGCATTCAATTTTCTCCTTGTGCATTCTTTGACTGGTTATCTACACGCGAATTTGTAAGGCCATAGGTAGGTTGAAAAAAGAACAACGCTTGCAATGCTGCAAGTAGAAAGATAGTCATTACGCTAGCATTCAATTTTCTCCTTGTGCTCTCtactatcatcctgatgatggatcacagagtgcaatttaaaatgatgatgaaaataacTCACACAATTGAATGCAAAAGCATACAAAGATAAGGAAACCTTGTTTGCACATGAATTATTAAAAATTCAAGGGTAGCTTGTTATTTTTCAcaagttgttttgtattttttatttaaatttaactaGTTGAATTGTTCATATCCAATATTTTAAGTGCACTTTCCACTTAAAATTAAGTAGTTGAACTGTTCTCATGTAAATTAAAAATTAAGTTTGAAGAGTGAAGTGTTCTCATGCAATGATTTTAAGTGCATTTTCTACTTCAATTTAAGTAGTTGGAGTGTTCCCATTTaagttaaaaattgaaaataattttgcTTACTCTATGTTGAATAATTTTACTATCTACAAATGATTTTATTTAAGTATACATTTATTTTATTTgttctatatttattttattaaattaaacaaCATCCATTAAGAGTGACTCAATTTAACGTGGTGGAGATTTTATGGTTCCAATTTAAATACCACATTCATGTAAATTTCTATTCTCATATTTTAGATGCAAGAGGTTCTCGAGCTCACATTCGCCATGCATGcacataaatttattttaaattgtttAATGCTAATTTATATTCTCATATTCTGCATGCAAGAGTTTCTCACACTCTGCATACATGGGCTAAAATTTGTTTTAAATGGTTTCATCCTAATTTCTATTCTCATATTCTACATGCAAGACTTTCTCGCATTTTGCATGCATAGGCTAAAATTTGTTTTAAATGGTTTCATCCTAATTTCTATTCTCATATTTTGCATGCAAGAGTTTCTCGTATTCTGCATGCATATGGTAAAATGTGTTTTAAATAGTTTCATGCCAATTTCTATTCTCATATTCTTATTCTAAGTTCAAAATTATATGTTTTATAATAGGAAGAGTAATGAATCATTATAGCAATTTAAATAAGTGTACATATAAATCAACCAAAGAtccaaatatttttaatttttcatatgATATTGTGAAATACACctaaaagaataataaaatataaaattaatgaaCCTATATTATTAGAAAACTAAAATTATAGAAAATTAttgataaataatataaaatatttgagAATAAATCTATTgaacatatatttatgtataagAAAAAATTGAGAATAAATCTATTGAATATTCTTATTAAGAAAACAATaaatcaatgtcatagttaagtGAAGtgtgttaaaaataaaaaaatttataaattcatATTGACTCGAAGTAGATCTCCTAGCTATGCTACCAGAAATAagtttgtatatgcatataatatatatatatatatatatatatatatatatatatatatatagatatatatatatatatatatatatatatatatatataatttcatataaataactaattttttatttatttgtaaacAATTAATATTACAAGTTactaataatatatttaattttttataaagcaaTTTATATCATTAATATTTTTAATCTTATAAATTCCAAAAAGCAAACTAAACGATACACAAAGTGTAAACGCGATTAGAATAAATTAGCTCAAGTTAAAAGGGCTCCGGTAAGAAAACTATTATTAAGAGATCATGCATCCAATGTGTCCAATCACTAAAAACTATACTCAGCGAGCAGTGATTCGGAAAATTCAAATGGATTAATTCCATGTGTATTAAAAGGCAAACCCTTAACTCATTGCAAAAAAGAGATGTAAATATTTTTGTTTGAGATTTCGATGGAAAAAAATGTTAAACAAACTCTAATAAACAAAATCAATAACCAGCTCCAATCATTCACATGATCCACTACATTCATCACAGAAGAAAAAGTTACAAAAGAATTGAAAATCTCTCATATATCTTATTTGTTTTCAAACCGTTCAGGAGATTGTTTTGAGAGTAGGATAATCACATCTCTTTTTTTATCATCCAATGAAAGGAAAATATCATTCAATATGTAAGAGTATAATCACTAGAAATGATTCTAATATAAAAATGACCAGACCTAATAAcaatacaaaccaaaaataaaatatgcTATATGAAAGTGTGGGTGGCATTGCAACTACATTTAATCattttttggaataaaaaatgGTTTGGTTTTTTTTTAGCTAGGAggtattggtattttgtggatccACCGCTCCCCGTTAACAAAACTGATTGTGAGAAAAGGTGCAGCTTCAGCATCACTCAACTCATTATATGCCCATGGAACTCTCCTTTCAATGTTTCAGCCTGGTCCAAAACATTTATTTTGTCCACATGTCACAAGCctgcacaaaaaaaaaattcaaaacgatgtcaaattaaataaaacaaaaaccaAGAATGTCTCATTTAtaattgttttgttttttctttttttaatttggtTTGGATTCTTTTTGGGTAAAGTAACTCACTTTTGTCTTCTAGGATCATTCcaatcatcccatccttgagggaATATAATATCATCCATGTAGGTGAAGGAAAATATAATTGTGGAGTAATATTCCCATTCTCTACCCAAATACATTAATCCACCTCTTGTCACCTTGCAGTTTAAGAAAACAAACCCTATTGCTTCTCCACTTGCATTCCTTCTTTGTGCAGCATTGGCTCCATTTTGATGAGGaattgtatgtagatgacatttctGTCACAAA contains the following coding sequences:
- the LOC131869049 gene encoding putative pectinesterase 11 — encoded protein: MKGISTRYKMQSMPSPITTEILEKVTIPIDKSYRILSDYNANNTIITWNDNAEASRIYSCGALIVFVSDFVARYITIENSYEPDDNPIVAVAIRVPGDKSTFYNRGVDLICGNGQSLYEKCLLHTIPRQNGAIVAQRRNISGEATGLVTCGQNKYFGPGSNIERRVPQTYNELSDAKVKCHLHTIPRQNGAIAAQRSNASGEATRFVFLSCKVTGGGLIYLGRAWGYYSTIIFAFTYMDNIIIPQGRDDWNDPRRQKLVTCGQNKCSGPDSNIERRVPWAYNELSDVEAAPFLINQFC